From a single Miscanthus floridulus cultivar M001 chromosome 8, ASM1932011v1, whole genome shotgun sequence genomic region:
- the LOC136474736 gene encoding pyruvate dehydrogenase E1 component subunit alpha-1, mitochondrial: protein MAAAALLRRIPAARAPAMVFMAARSISDSTAALTIETSVPFTSHLVDPPSRDVTTTPAELITFFRDMSLMRRMEIAADSLYKAKLIRGFCHLYDGQEAVAVGMEAAITRSDSIITAYRDHCTYLARGGDLVSAFSELMGREAGCSRGKGGSMHFYKKDANFYGGHGIVGAQVPLGCGLAFAQKYKKEDTATFALYGDGAANQGQLFEALNISALWKLPAILVCENNHYGMGTAEWRAAKSPSYYKRGDYVPGLKVDGMDVLAVKQACKFAKDHAVANGPIVLEMDTYRYHGHSMSDPGSTYRTRDEISGVRQERDPIERVRKLLFTHDLATAAELKDMEKEIRKQVDDAIAKAKESSMPDTSELFTNVYKKGFGVESFGPDRKELRASLP, encoded by the exons ATGGCCGCGGCCGCCCTCCTTCGCCGCATCCCCGCCGCGCGGGCCCCGGCCATGGTCTTCATGGCGGCGCGCTCGATCTCCGATTCCACGGCGGCGCTCACCATCGAGACATCTGTCCCTTTCACCTCCCACCTCGTCGACCCGCCATCGCGCGATGTCACCACCACCCCCGCCGAGCTCATCACCTTCTTCCGCGACATGTCCCTCATGCGCCGCATGGAGATCGCCGCCGACTCCCTCtacaaggctaagctcatccgcGGGTTCTGCCACCTCTACGACGGCCAGGAGGCTGTCGCCGTCGGCATGGAGGCCGCCATCACCCGCTCCGATTCCATCATCACCGCCTACCGCGACCACTGTACCTACCTCGCCCGCGGAGGGGACCTCGTCTCCGCCTTCTCCGAGCTGATGGGCCGCGAGGCCGGCTGCTCCCGCGGGAAGGGCGGATCCATGCATTTCTATAAGAAGGATGCCAATTTCTACGGCGGGCACGGCATCGTCGGCGCGCAGGTGCCCCTCGGATGCGGCCTCGCCTTCGCTCAAAAGTACAAGAAGGAGGACACGGCCACGTTCGCGCTCTATGGTGACGGTGCGGCTAACCAGGGACAGCTCTTTGAGGCTCTCAACATTTCGGCCCTCTGGAAGCTGCCTGCCATATTGGTCTGCGAGAACAACCATT ATGGGATGGGAACAGCGGAGTGGAGGGCAGCGAAGAGCCCCTCCTACTACAAGCGTGGCGACTATGTGCCTGGATTGAAG GTTGATGGAATGGATGTTCTTGCTGTGAAGCAAGCGTGCAAATTTGCAAAAGATCATGCTGTTGCAAATGGCCCAATT GTCCTTGAAATGGATACCTACAGGTACCATGGCCACTCTATGTCAGATCCAGGAAGCACTTACCGCACCAGGGATGAGATTTCAGGTGTCAGACAG GAGCGGGACCCGATTGAAAGGGTTAGAAAATTGCTTTTTACTCACGACCTGGCAACTGCTGCTGAGCTCAAG GATATGGAGAAAGAAATCAGGAAACAAGTAGATGACGCCATTGCTAAAGCAAAG GAAAGTTCTATGCCTGATACTTCTGAGCTCTTCACAAATGTTTATAAGAAGGGCTTCGGCGTGGAG TCATTTGGGCCAGACAGGAAGGAGTTGAGAGCTTCCCTTCCGTAG
- the LOC136478048 gene encoding putative disease resistance protein RGA3: MAGVGEALVSVVLKEVLRNLGSAVGEQIKARWKLEQDMEYIKCTLVVVQAVLKDAERRSVREEPVRLWLKMLKNAAYDISDMLDEFEIKLSQGTISSFVAKFSMGKKLKNMREKLANIAAQRTQFGFMLDACSTDEEEIKKRQTTSKINRATIVGRHKEKEEIVTLLNLDDEKETLVIPIFGFGGIGKTILAKLVFNDDRMQSFDLRAWVFVSPHFDLRMIGKSIISQIKGKVDCLDDLQAVSNCLEETLDGKSCLIVLDDLWESNCFRLGELMLMLSSFKKESMVRVIVTTRNEEVARNIGTVAPYKLKPLSDDYCWALFRQIAFQSGCTLGEGDTDALESIGQTIAKKCKGVPLAAQALGFMLRTKDVWEWENMRDSEIWEGPSTDDVLPSLKLSYYHMPPYLKLCFSYCSVFPKGCEIHRDNLIQQWISLGFIHSSSRKDLTLEKIGENYVNELLGMSFLQYSRITSLITEDTKNCMLLSMHDLIHDLARSVMDDELLLMDGKKDYDSEYGNYRYALVVNCPRQTASCSDVPAKLRALHVFDCGEIPMSLYSKSLRVLDLSKCSNGNLPAYIGKLKQLRYLSAVGMQHEQIPEHVTGLSNLIYLNLSGSPKISKLPDSVNKLRSLLHLDLSGCCELCSLPESFSDLQNLTHLDLAHCSALYSLPKSFGRLSELHYLNLSCCFKLNLLVGMENICCVTSLQYLNLSRCPSLIYLPESVSNLKNLQTLDLSGCQWIENFPQSLCEITSLKFLLIQGCSPWLQKRVRESQFKNDILTLPKFIVQRAMFGKCSNISRLQSVYPAELEIECLENVTCIEEIGAVNLAAKSTLYNLTMAWTPAVERFVEDEALLQNLQPPESLVTLKLQSYMATSFSGWMIDLASCLPDLVRIEMVDLPRCEHLPPFGQLQNLEQLILKRMPILRKLGVDICGGNGAFKKLRELTLANLGNLEEWVTKVSAKGEFMFPSLYKLEICHCPKLRLKPCLPRANEWRIEASDEVVASQYDAASSSSLMLSKLHVRSCRLLPSKWALLQFIPTLEVLEISNYHGPTLPEGIRFLVSLRSLQIDGCHSVELSEELRILSSLQELIISGCTRLRTLPEYVLTFTALKKLEINDNDALQRWFRGHYNWIRHSDIKDKIYFDGKLMKHSPEDDRKANIWEGSNSPADTKEWGQDEDLEYFTMYGYGESSRAGR; this comes from the exons ATGGCTGGTGTCGGGGAAGCGCTGGTGTCCGTAGTGCTCAAGGAGGTGTTGCGCAACCTGGGATCTGCTGTCGGGGAGCAGATCAAGGCGCGATGGAAGCTAGAGCAAGACATGGAGTACATCAAGTGCACGCTGGTGGTAGTGCAAGCGGTACTCAAGGATGCCGAGAGGCGGTCCGTGAGGGAGGAACCGGTCAGGCTGTGGCTCAAAATGCTCAAGAATGCCGCCTACGACATATCCGATATGCTCGATGAATTTGAAATCAAATTGTCACAG GGGACAATCTCTAGCTTTGTTGCAAAGTTTTCTATGGGTAAAAAGCTGAAGAATATGAGAGAAAAGCTAGCAAACATAGCAGCACAGAGGACACAGTTCGGATTCATGCTAGACGCCTGTTCAACAGACGAGGAAGAGATCAAGAAGAGACAAACAACATCAAAGATCAATAGAGCAACTATTGTTGGAAGGCACAAAGAGAAGGAGGAAATTGTAACATTGTTAAACTTAGATGATGAAAAAGAAACACTGGTAATCCCTATCTTCGGGTTTGGGGGTATTGGTAAAACCATATTAGCTAAATTGGTTTTCAATGATGACCGGATGCAAAGTTTCGATTTGAGAGCATGGGTTTTTGTGTCTCCACATTTTGATCTAAGAATGATTGGGAAGAGTATAATTTCACAGATCAAAGGGAAGGTTGACTGTTTAGATGATCTACAGGCAGTAAGTAATTGTCTTGAAGAGACACTGGATGGTAAAAGTTGCTTGATTGTTTTGGATGACCTATGGGAAAGCAATTGCTTTCGGTTGGGTGAATTAATGTTGATGTTAAGCAGCTTTAAGAAGGAAAGTATGGTTAGGGTGATTGTAACAACACGGAATGAAGAAGTTGCAAGGAACATAGGTACAGTCGCTCCATACAAGCTGAAGCCACTGTCTGATGATTATTGTTGGGCATTGTTCAGACAGATTGCTTTTCAATCTGGTTGCACTTTAGGAGAAGGCGATACGGATGCGCTGGAAAGCATAGGGCAGACAATTGCAAAGAAGTGTAAAGGAGTGCCATTAGCAGCTCAAGCTCTTGGGTTCATGCTGCGCACTAAAGATGTCTGGGAGTGGGAAAATATGAGAGATAGTGAGATTTGGGAGGGACCATCCACAGATGATGTGCTTCCATCGCTGAAACTTAGTTATTACCATATGCCTCCTTACTTGAAACTATGCTTTTCCTATTGCTCAGTGTTTCCTAAAGGTTGTGAAATACATAGGGATAATCTAATCCAACAGTGGATATCCCTTGGGTTCATTCATTCCAGTTCTAGGAAGGATTTAACACTCGAGAAGATTGGAGAAAACTACGTGAATGAACTTTTGGGAATGTCCTTTCTCCAATACTCTAGGATAACATCCTTG ATTACGGAGGACACAAAGAATTGTATGCTGCTTAGCATGCACGACCTAATTCATGATCTTGCAAGATCTGTTATGGATGATGAGCTACTACTCATGGATGGAAAAAAGGACTACGATTCTGAATATGGCAATTACCGGTATGCATTAGTAGTCAATTGCCCAAGGCAAACAGCTTCATGCAGTGATGTTCCTGCTAAGTTAAGAGCTTTGCATGTTTTTGATTGTGGTGAAATTCCGATGTCTTTGTATAGTAAATCCTTGCGTGTACTAGATTTAAGCAAGTGCTCCAATGGGAACCTACCAGCTTATATTGGCAAATTGAAGCAATTGAGGTATCTTTCTGCTGTTGGCATGCAACATGAACAGATTCCTGAGCACGTCACTGGCCTTTCAAACCTGATCTATTTGAACCTAAGTGGGTCTCCAAAAATTTCAAAGCTGCCAGACTCAGTAAACAAACTCAGAAGCTTGCTACATCTGGACCTGTCTGGATGCTGTGAGCTTTGTTCATTACCAGAATCATTCAGTGACCTGCAGAACCTCACACATTTGGACCTGGCACATTGTTCTGCTCTTTATTCTTTGCCGAAGTCTTTCGGGAGGCTAAGTGAACTTCACTATTTGAACCTGTCATGTTGCTTTAAACTAAATCTACTGGTTGGCATGGAGAATATATGTTGTGTTACTAGCCTACAGTATCTAAACCTGTCCCGTTGTCCAAGTCTCATCTATCTACCTGAATCTGTAAGCAATCTAAAGAATCTCCAGACTTTAGATCTCTCAGGATGTCAGTGGATAGAGAATTTTCCACAAAGTTTATGTGAAATTACCAGCCTCAAATTTCTGCTAATACAAGGATGTTCGCCCTGGTTGCAAAAGCGTGTCAGGGAGTCTCAGTTCAAAAATGATATTCTGACATTGCCCAAGTTTATTGTTCAAAGAGCAATGTTTGGGAAGTGTAGCAATATTTCACGGCTACAATCTGTATATCCAGCTGAACTAGAAATTGAGTGCCTTGAAAATGTGACATGTATTGAAGAAATTGGTGCAGTAAATTTGGCAGCTAAATCAACACTATACAATTTGACAATGGCATGGACACCTGCAGTTGAACGCTTTGTGGAGGATGAAGCATTGCTGCAAAATTTACAGCCTCCTGAAAGTCTAGTTACTTTGAAACTGCAAAGCTACATGGCAACTTCCTTTTCTGGATGGATGATAGACTTGGCGTCTTGTCTACCAGATCTTGTTCGCATTGAGATGGTAGATTTACCCAGATGCGAACATTTACCACCGTTTGGCCAATTACAAAATTTGGAGCAGCTGATTCTGAAGAGAATGCCTATCCTCAGGAAACTGGGAGTGGATATTTGTGGTGGCAATGGAGCATTTAAAAAACTAAGAGAGCTTACCTTGGCTAATCTTGGTAACCTCGAGGAGTGGGTCACCAAAGTTTCAGCAAAGGGTGAGTTTATGTTCCCTAGCCTTTACAAGTTGGAAATCTGTCATTGCCCTAAGTTAAGGTTGAAGCCATGCCTTCCTAGGGCAAATGAATGGAGAATAGAAGCAAGTGATGAAGTTGTAGCAAGTCAATATGATGCAGCCTCATCATCCTCTTTGATGCTATCAAAACTGCATGTTAGAAGTTGCCGACTTCTGCCCAGCAAATGGGCACTGCTTCAATTTATCCCCACTCTTGAGGTATTGGAAATCTCAAATTACCACGGGCCGACATTGCCAGAAGGCATTCGTTTTCTGGTATCACTCCGATCACTGCAGATAGATGGCTGTCATAGTGTGGAGCTATCAGAAGAACTGAGAATCCTGTCATCACTGCAGGAACTCATTATTTCTGGCTGCACTAGACTTAGGACTCTGCCTGAATACGTACTGACATTTACTGCTCTGAAGAAATTGGAAATCAATGATAATGACGCATTGCAAAGATGGTTCAGGGGCCATTATAACTGGATCAGGCATAGCGACATAAAAGATAAG ATTTATTTTGATGGCAAGTTGATGAAACATTCACCCGAGGATGACCGCAAAGCCAACATCTGGGAGGGAAGCAATAGCCCTGCAGATACAAAAGAATGGGGTCAAGATGAAGATCTCGAATATTTTACCATGTATGGATATGGTGAATCATCACGGGCGGGGCGCTGA